GCTTTTCCTTTTAACTTATGTTGCATTGCATGTCTTTCACTTACGTTATTAATAAtgtttgcattgcttcctcccCAGGAAATATGCGTTATTGCacctttttaccttttttttataactaaCCTTGTTATGGAATCTTCAAAATTATACCCATTGGATGTACAAGGAAAATAAACTTGAAAACAATGTTTAATCCCGTatagctttttttttctctgtactTTCTTTGTATTTGTCAGAATACAGGAGCAAGAAGGTCAAGATCAGATGATGTGGATGCAGTAGCTCGTCTTCCCCTTCTGAATGATACTTTCTATCGTGATATGATTTGTGAGATGGGAGGAATGTTTTCGATTGCGAATAAAGTGGACACCATTCACCGGAGACCTTGGATTGGGTTTCAATCATGGCATGCTGCTGGTAGGAAGGTATCTCCCACTTTCCTGGAAACctatcttttattttatgaGCAGGGTGTAGTTTTATGGATCTGTTTTGTGGTCTTATCCTGAACTAAATGGTTAGCTTCCcatgatgaaaaagaaaattaaaacttCAATAACGCATATTTCCTGCAATGGGCTGCGTAGGGGACATGCAAGATATGCGGAGACCTTACCCTTGCatcatatgtggagagattgtttccaggaattgaatttGTGACCTATAGTAAATAACTTAAATGCTGCAGTTCTTGAACCTTTCTTCTTTGAAATAGGTTTCCTTGTCCATCAAAGCAGAAAAGGTTCTGGAAGAGAAGATACAAAAAGAAACCATAGGGGATGTAATTTATGTTTGGTCACGCATGGACATGGTTCATGGTGTTGCGGAAAGTGCAGAGCTCACATTCTGGTCCATGTGTGACGTCTTAAATGGAGGACACTGCAGGTGTGGTTTATAGTTGTGTAGTTTATATATGATTGCCAGGGATTAATGGGTTGTGATACGAGTTTCTTCATGTGTTATAGCTCGTGTTCATATGAATCTTGTGGTATATTTGtgtagtatatatatttattgattCTCATGTCTTATGTTGTATATTTTTGCAAAATCTTAACCCATGGTACTCATGATTTTGAAGATGTATTTTTGCTCTCCCCTCTTTACTCTATCATGAGCTGAGAGTACTGTTAGAACATCCTAGTTTTGCTTCAATCCAAATTATGGACAATATTGGTGCCATGTTCTGAAGAACTTCATGTTTTTAGTGAACCATAAACTATGGGGGCAGATTCATGTTGCATCTTTGCTTTTGTGCATAAAACTTGCATGGTAGAAAGTACTAATTTTTTTAGGATAATAAATTGCTTCTCAAGTAACTGCCGTTTGCTTCTAAATACATGTCAGAACTGCATTTGAAGATGCCTTCCGAAAGATGTATGGGTTACCATCAGATGTGGAAGCTCTGCCCCCCATGCCACAAGATGGTGGTCATTGGTCTGCCCTGCATAGCTGGTTGATGCCAACCCCATCCTTTCTAGAGTTCATAATGTTTTCAAGGTAATATTATCGACGATAGTATTTTATCTAATTACATGGATTAAGATGCGAAGGCTATTCTACAGCTATGAAAACACTTCTTTCACTCATTCCTATACTCGGGGATTTCACTTGAAAACCCAAATGTTCCATTCTTAGGAATTTGCGTCCATAACCTATAGGTTCTGGGGTGTGAGATCTTGTATCACTTGCCATTGAGGCCCTATAGATTAGTATATTATGCGGAAGAAAGCAATTGTAGGCTCTAATATAATTAGATCTGCTTTATATATTTTGCATAAATTTACAGTAATTCTAATTTGAACACTGACTAAATAATTATATGATGGAACTGTAGGATGTTTGTTGATTCGCTTGATGCATTGCATAGCAATTCTAGTGAAGGCAGAATGTGTTTGTTGGGTTCCTCAGATCTTGAGGTAAGAGCTTTGTGCAGTTTATATTTGCCTGCTTTTCAGGTTATGATGGAAGTTAACTagtacttctttttttttcttttctccttttaaATTTTGGTGTAATTACCTGCAGAAAAATCATTGCTATTGTCGACTATTGGAATTCCTGGTGAATGTCTGGGCTTACCATAGTGCAAGGAAGATGGTTTATGTGGATCCCAACTCTGGTTTTTTAGAAGAACAGCACCCAATTGAACAACGGAAGGGGTTTATGTGGGCAAAGTACTTCAATCTTGCCTTATTGAAGAGTATGGATGAAGATCTAGCCGAGGCTGCTGACGACAATGACCATCCACGAGAGAAGTGGTTGTGGCCATTAACGGGGGAAGTGCATTGGCAAGGGATTTACGACAGGGAGAGGGCAGAAAGATACAGAGTAAAAATGGAtaagaagagaaaaacaaaagaaaaacttcgCGAAAGGCTGCTGTCTGGGTACAGGCAGAAGCCACTTGGACGAAGATAGGGAGCTTTATCATTTGAATCCCAATGGAGATTGGAGGTCTTATCTAACCTCGGAAGcctttttgagttttgactccTGACACCAGACACCACAACTAAATCCAGTTTTTGGCAATTTTAGCGATCGAAAAGTTTCATGGATAAAGAAAGGCGTAATTCTTTCTGACAGCTGAGTTCAACCAATATTCTGAGTTCTTCTCATGAAACACACTTCTATGAAGCTTTTGGGGGGCCGGAAAAGTTGCTTCCCGGTGATTGAGGCACAAGTCACTGAGGCCTTGTTACCCAAAATTTCGAGCGGCATAGAGATTATTAGGTTTCTGAAGAGTAGCCAAAACAttaactaaaattttttttacgattcaaaattttcagttaaGAGGAAATGGACGCATTCTTTTTCACATTGTATAGAAATAATTGAGCCAATTTTTTGTAGATTATTATAGCTGGTTTTTGTTCTTGTCCCCTTTGGTGTCTGGTTCTTTATCGCACTGCTTAGAGAAAACTGTGCATGGATAATTTTATTGGGGCTAATTGTTGAAGCAGATTGCAGATGAAGATATTAAAACTTGGAATTGAGGGATTAAGATTTATCTCAAAAACCCCCACCCTCAATACTTACATATAAAAAATGGAATTACGGATATTCAATTAAATTGCAACCAAATTGATTTggcctattatatatatatggcatgcttggtataagctagcttataagctctAATAATTATAAGCTAATAATTTCAAATTGAAGTTATTTTAtagttttggtttgtttgtttttcctttccttttctttcatttcctctcttcttttattaagataatatatatatatatatatatatatatatatatactattattaaatttaaattttaattttatttatataaaaatatcttgtaatttataaatttaaacttacaattaaatttaacaaATCATTTGTACCAAGGGAAATGACATAGATACATAATATATGGGGTACATaagatacataatctatgtggcatgcctagtcatagattattttttaaaaaccctaaatcttacattcaatttcccgcttctctctcatcaagctagctttttgttttgtttttttttttttaacttttttgtacttctttcttctctttccaactttcttattttctctcctCACCTCTTTtacttattcctttttttttaccaagtTTGTGATTGAGAACTTGAAATTTTATTACAGTGTCAATTGCAAATTATAATAAATCATTGgactaaatacactgtcaattgcACAGTGTAATAATAGATTGGGCTAAATACATCATCGATTacagtgtaataagccactggaGAGCTAAATACACTGTTAATTACACTGTGTAATAAGCCACtgaaaagctaaataagcaagcaaTGTCAAGTTTAATAACCAGTGGTTTATTGCTACTAAAGAACTtgacaaactcatttataattgtAAATAAAAACCCAATTACCTTGTCTGGTAGCaacaatataaataaaaatgaatttacaCCAAAATCCTAATTATATTGCGCATTGAAAGTGTATTTAACTTTGTATATACCCATGGCCTGAACCAAGCCCTTCAAACTAATCAAGCCCTTCAAACAACTTTGAAATGGTATGAAGAATATGAGCAAACCAGGAGAAATTGCAATCTAAGGgaataaaatcaaatcaaaaaatatccCAATACAAGCATATCAAACTAGGTAAGAGAACATCAAAAAGAAATCCAAACCCCCCAACCAGAATCCACGTAGTCCTTCCGATGGCTCTGCCCTTCTTCACTGATTTTGTTCGACATCTCTCTCTAACGAGCTTGCTCTCTCAATAGGCTCTGTGTGTGATGAGTGCACAACATGTTATGTGGGTCTCCATCACACCAAATAAACTTGAACTCAAATCCCCATTTTGATAATTAAGATTTTTATGgactaaatacactgtcaattgcACAGTGTAATAACATATTGGGCTAAATAAACTATCAATTTTAGTGTAATAAGCCACCAGAGagctaaatacactgtcaattgcACAGTGTAATAACATACTAGGCTAAATAAACTGTCGATTTTAGTGTAATAAGCCACCAGAGagctaaatacactgtcaattgcACAATGTAATAAGCAATTGGAAAGCTAAATAAGTAAGCAATGACAAATTTAATCACCAGTGGCTCATTGCTACTAAAGAACTtgacaaactcatttataattgtAAATAACAACCCAATTACCTTGTCCAGCAGCAATAATGTAAATCAAAATGAATTTACACCAAAATCCTAATTACATTGTGTATTGAAAGTGTATTTAACTCTGTATATACCCATGACCTAAACCAACACCTTCAAACAACTTCGAAAGGGTATGAAGAATATGAGCAAaccaagagcaattgcaacccaagggaataaaaaataaaatcaaaaaatatcccAATACAAGCATATCAAACTAGATAAGAGGACAtcaaaaagaaatccaaaaccccCCACCAACCAGAATCCACGTAGTCCTTTCCATGGCTTTGCCCTTTTTCACTGACTTCATCcgacatctctctctctaacgaGCTTGCTCTCTCTCAATAGGTTGTGTTTGTGATGAGTGCACAACATGTTATGTGGGTCTCTATCACACCAAAGAAACTTGAACTCAGCCCCCCATCTTGATAAGTAATATTTTTcttgacagtgtaattaatttgtGACAGTGTAATAACGCACCGGAGCATACCTTGATGTGGGTCTCTATTTTCCGGTGGCCGTTTCGATTGACGAAGGGCTGGGCTGGGTGCTCCTCACGTAGgtgagtccattggtggtgtcgggtTGCCAAACCGACATCGGAATCAACCGGATCTGTGATTTTTGTCCGATGGATACCCATGGCTTCATGGTGGATTtttgacaaaatcaacaaccggTGACGGCAAGTGGTGGCTGGAAGTTGCTCCTGGGGGCGGACGCTTCTTTTGGCGGTAGCGGCAGTCATATCGGTGGCCGGACAACGGAGGTCCATTTTTTACCGTGAGAGAAGACGAGAGAATCACgtgagagaaggagaggagagagaaaagtgagaTATGTGGAGAGATAAAAttgatttgtagggtttgatttttaatttttgaatttgtcTAGTCAGCATGTTCAGTCAGCTGCCACATCATTATGTATCATTTATGTACACAAAtcctatgtatgtatatcactaCCGTTGTACTAAACATAAATTATTTaccaaaaaatcataaaataaaaaattacaattctTTACACCGTTCTCATTTTTTAAATGTAGTTTCATTCCatcttttcaaataaatttaaatagatTTTTTCACAACATATATACCAGCATTAGTTATAAGTTTCGCCAAACACTCCACAACttataagttaatttatttttcacatcttataaactagtttatttCGACAGCAAATAAACTTTACCAAACAAAGCCATAGATATATGAATATACCCATCAAATAGCTAGCTAGGAAAAGCATCTCACTAAACAAGACTGACAATGGAAAATTAAAGGAGAAGACTCCATGACGAAATAAATTGCGCTCTCATATGCTTGATGCATGCTTAATAAGTATTCGTGATTTGACGAACAATCCATTTATCATTTGCACTGCATACAAACAATAATATAGTGATAGCATGCATGTACATACCAGTATTTCAAGATCAATGTCTTCAATTCTAATTCTATCTATTAGGAAATTTGAATCGGGGTGAGTTCACATTACATGGGCCTAACACAAAGATTTACTTAGCATAGCATAGCATTGGAGGAAAGCTCATCTTACTCAAAAAGTTAAACCACCAAGTTAGACCTCCTCACGCCTTATAAACTACGTActattttctttctattttttcaatgtgagaCTGATGGTGTTGGGCTCCAACAGATTCATAGACTCAATAATAAAACCTAGAAATATCTCATATATTTAGTGTCCCTAAAgtggttttttttcctccctccctcctatttatttatttatgtaaattAGTTGTTGTGGATGAGCCCCACATTCGTCGTAttcaaatttaaacaaaaagagGGAAAGCAAATTAATTTTGAGTAAAATGATGCCAATACTCCATGAAATTAAATTATACCCATACCTCCTATAATCATTCGAGAAAACATGCAATTAATTGCgcaaataacaataataataggaATCTTGACCAGCTGTGCGCAATTGAATTTCTCttttacaataataataagatACATGAGTTCTAACTTCTAACTAGCAATGCATGCATATCGTATATCACCTTTTCAgctcagcaaaaaaaaaaaaataacatatgcACATGCAGATCTAGAAAAATCTCATGCAATGTACAGCTGGAGAACAACCATACATATACACGTAGccgtgtctatatatatatatatattgtgtgtggaACCATAAAGACATATATAGGGTACTTAACAGAGAGAGGAGATGATGTCTGATCTTGTTCCCCTTTAATGGTCAGCTTTTGGTGATTAATTGTTAAAGAATTTGGATTATATATAAGGCTTGTGATGAACTCTTCTTCTATCAAAATCATGGAGATAAATATTGGACAATATTAAAAGGCCAAGGTAAGAATAAaaggtaaataaataaatcataaaGGAATAAAGTGGTGGGCAGAGTTAAGTAAGAATATTTGGAATGTCTTTTGTCTGTCTGATCTGACTTGGTTTCACTGCAACTATTTACTTGATGCATCCACCTAGATATTCGTGAACCTTCCATACGATCATCAATATTATTTATCACCCTTCTCGTAACTTAATTGGGAATAGAGGACACGTGGTCAATATGTAACAAGAgattcatgatatatatatacgtataggaattctcacataaaaatataatgtaagggtgtaaaataatggtttatgtttacaccattgatttgaaatatatgaGACCCAAAACAGTGAACCCcccttgtcatctcattcattcacacTATTAAAATGTAACTCTTATTTTATACCTTTACATTAGACTCTATGTgagaaatcatatatatatatatatatatatatatatttcccacTCATTTTGTGAAAGCAATTTAATTAAGTACTctaaatgttttcttttctttttttagtatTGAGGAGGGGATGGAGAatgttcgaactcgagacctttaTGAAATATAATACATATGAGTGTCATCTTAAATCAATACgtttaatattattaaataaaaatttaaaaaattataacaacTTTATTATAccttttttagagagagaaaggaggaagagagagagagtggggacAGATTGTCCTTCACGTGGAATGATTCATTTTGAAGCATTTTATTTTacgataataataattaattgcatttgcatggGTTGGGTATTTGGTAACACTAAAACGGCATCCTATGCTTAAGGACATACCTATAATTTAACATAATATTCACGCGCGGGAAGAGCGAGTGGCGATGGATTCGGAGAGTCAGTGTTAAGAAACCTTTTATGCTCCAACGTAAAAATTACGTTCCAGATGTAGAACTAAAGTAAAAAGCGGATAACATTGGTCTCACAAGTATGATTTTGATACCGATATTTAAAACATTATcgataacataaaaaaatagGATTTATTGTCGATATCTTTcagaatcaaaaaaaaaagaagattaaaaaCAACATTGATTTAAATAAGATAGCTTCATACTTTTTTATGCACTACTTAACCGTATAGAAATCATAagtgaaaatttcaattttactcATAGTACGATATAACATGTAAAAATGTTCATATCAAATTTCATAACGAATGAAGTACATATGATTACTCAAATAAGAAATTTCACTCTTTCCATAACAACGAATTTTCACAactgtttttctgcaattttctgTCAGTATCTTCGATATTCGCCCATAATATatcaattttataaaattttcaattctttACATGACTCTCACCTGGTCTCAATGTTTTTAACCCAAAAATGACTTATACCCTTTCAAATCTGGGAAAAAATCACTAAGATTTtaaatgttttctttcttttttcttccacaacacctacaacaacaacaaatcaAATAATACATTCAAACCTTCTACAATATATCTAAATTCATCCATAATTACAGatctaaaaaaacaaaatgaaaaactcaaataaaacaaaaaaacaatgatattagtgtttttgaaaataataatttttcataattgaaaattttaatttcactCATGATAAATCAGTGAGATTTTCAATCATAATAGTATAATTTTTTAAGTTTcaatcatgataaatcatattaatcATGTAAGAAtgttcatatgaaatttcataacaaaCGGAATACAAATGATCACTCAAACAAGCTGGTAATATCATTATTCTCATAACAGTGAAATTTCTTTATAAATCATGAGATTTTCAATCAtaacaatgaattttttttaagtttcaatcatgataaatcataatAAGCATGTAAGAttattcatatgaaatttcataataaACAGGATACGTATGATCACTCAAACAAGTAATATGTACTGAAATTTTTCTAAATCAGTCGATTTTCAATCATAAGAGTGAATTTTCTTTAAGTTATTAAACATGtaaaaatattcatttgaaATCTCATAACAAACGTGTAGTACATATGAATCTATGATTACTCAAACAAGAATTATCATTGTCCCTCTTATTCTAATTTTCACAATTTTACGAAAATTTATGTTCATATCTCTAATTTTTACCCATAATATATCAATTTCATACGATTACCTCACCGTTTTTAACTCAGGATCTCTTAGTAAATTCACCTAACTAAAAATGGCACCAAAATTAATTAGTAGCTCATATTTAGTAACACAAAATGCCATTCTTGgaagtcaaaaaaaattaaaactatttGGGATAAAAGCATTTATTCTCAAATTAGCTAGAATCTCCACAAAAATGCAAACATGCTCATTTATGTCGACTTAATCAGAAGCTGTGAATTATAAATAATATGTTTCTAAATCAAAAATATTAAATGTGTTCATAAATTACACCCCTAAAACAAAGCTTGTAGTAAATTCTCGAGCCATGCAAAATTAAGAggtattgatatatatatatatatatattatttgcaaaaaagaatcaaataaaaaatgaatcaaGGAATGTCATTATCAACAAAAGTTAATTGGTGAAATAATTagctgtatatatatagatctgGAGCTGAAAAAAGCTGATGAAAACTatgctaataataatattattattataatataaatGTCATTTTCCTGTGAAGCTTATATATCATCCAACAACACAAGGAATCCAACCACCTCTTACCTTACCACACACGCCTTCCTAATTctcgccccccccccccccccctctctttCGTATATATTTACACCTGTACATACAATTTACACGCACCTCCATTTACATTTCTCCATTTGTTACTCTATATCTGGATCACCATGTCCACCGATCTCGAATTCTCAGTAAAACTGCTGCCGAAGATCCGATTGCCGGTAATTGATATCGACAGCCTCAAGTCCAGCTCGGACGACAGCGGGAGCGTAATAATTCAGACAGAAATCAACAGCAGCAGCGAGGAGTCTGAGTCCTGTCAGACTCCAACATCTGCGGAGCACAAGATTCCGACAATCCTATCATGCCCCGCGGCGCCGAGGAAGCCGAGGAGGAGGAGTGTTTTGTGTAAGCGGAAGCTGGAGTTCTTCGAGATCGACAACTTTCAAGAGGTGGAGGATTTCTTTCGATCCAATTTCGAGAACAAACGGTGCAAAAAAAACATCTCGTAAATGAAACGGTGACGTTTTCAAATTTCTGGGATTTAATTTGTCTTGGTTGTATgtattaataattattattacacgAATATTAAATACCACGTTATTATCAAAACTCTGGTCTGGAAATGAAATTCCAGGCAGTTTGGATCTGAATTATGAATACGAACTCTATGTTTATCTGGTGCAATtaatttctcttcattttttttccttctaattctAATATTCATTCTGGTTTATTTGCATTGTTTAAACAGTATTCACAATTGTCATTGTGAGAGAGTATGAATAGGGTAGATAAGGTTGGTAGCCTATTTTCTGGGGTTAAGTTTGATTatttggtccattttgaagaTTTTTCATATTAATCTAGTTGATGTTAGTCATAGTGTTTGACGTATAATTATTGAGTGATTGACACGGCTTTGGATCTATGaacttgatttttcttctttttctagaTAGAATTagagttctcttttttttccctttcctatatatacacagacacacatacatatataggggggggggggggggggggggggggggggggatgtgTAGCTTGAAGCTATTTAATGAGCAGAAATTAGGCAATGTGAGGGGTAGATGGTAAGGTAGCTTGTAATGTCAGAAGGTGACAaggttttgtcttttttggtGGAAAAAGACAAGCCAGGAAATTGAGAATGTTGTCATGTACATTGCATTCTCAATAGCTTCAGATTCAAGATATATTCATGTACTTTTCTCTTCACCAAGAAGACATGGTCGCCAAATCTTGCAAGGATCATCACTTTTGGATTTAATTGGATTCTATTAAACTTTAACTATTATGcgcaaattttatttaattgaatatatttcaactcaatttttttttgtctataaaCCCTGGTCACCAAGGTGATATTTATTCCTCTAACTAGTGGCTTAGGTGTACAATCGGAATAATTTGAGAATTTGTTTAACCAATTAAATATCTATCATgaccaacgagaggtgattcGGTGGACAATCGGTTGAGTTAGACGTATATGTGTGCCCAATGTTTGATTCTAATAAGAGACATATTCAtcagtggtatttcaaaaataaaatatccatCATTATGTTGaatttatataaaaagaaaTGGGAGTTAATTGGGTGACAATGAGACGAAACCTACAATATCATGGACAATTTGGTGACACGCCAACTACTATAATTATTGATAATAAACACCTTGATAAATTATACAACATTAATGAGTGGAATAAGTTATCTCCATGAATTTAACCattcaaaaattattattttttactatAACTATTATGTAACACTAAAATTGAAACTGgtaaagataaaaaataaataaataaaaaatgatagatCTTACTTCTATATAACCATGCATATTTGAAGCAGTGGCTCATGCTCTCAAGGCCCAAATGACTATATAAaataggaaaactttagtcacaccccactttttattaaagacacctcgtcaactgagttttacaagggatagtcaactcaaattggggtgtatttagtaaaaggtggggtgtgactaaagttttcttATCAATTAATAGCCCATTGGATCAACTAGACGAGCACACAGGAAATGCAACAGATATATCAAAACGCCAACAAAAATGTCGTTTAGAATGTTTTGGGAGAGGGGGGGGGTGTTCTCGTGATGTCATGTGCAAAAGGTCATTGAAGGAGAAGATGAGCAGCTTTGAAGATATGAAGAATCCAGAATTTAGTTATTTCCGTTTGGTGGAGCGATTCCGTCCCATTGGAGAGATTCTCTTTCTAtcctattttctgttcttaaaCTTGGGCCGCCACTCTTTCTAATTATCAATAACATTTAAAATTGCACCGGGAGCCCAATGATGTTGCTCACTAgtaggggtggaaaaaaaatcgattccGGATCAATTTCATGTCAGACAACAACACGTTTTtaggaaatatttatatgtccgaaCCCTGATCCGGATTAGATTTCGAACGAATTTAATTAACCAAGcccagattgatttaaatccggacaaataaatcgaacaataactTAATCCGGGTTAGGATCCGGATAAGTAAATCAAACTAAATTTATATGTTTAGACCCTAATCCGgttttaaaccaaacaaaagTACTGTGTTTGAACCCAAATTTTAGACATCTAACTTATGATCAAATTTGATTCATCCGGACCTAGCAGAGTATTACCACCCCCTCACTAGGGGCTGAAAAGGCTCACATATATCTATCATTTCTTATACCTAGAAAGCCTGTATAGGGAGGCTGAAGGGAAAGGCCTATGCTGGGGCACCTGATATTCCTTGAGGAGGGAATTCTAGTCCAGTACTAAACTACTAATGGATAGGGAGGGAGTCGGGGGaacaagaaaagagaatgaATTCATCTTATTTGCGCAAGAATCATGAATGAATGGGGTCATATGTTGTTCCAGTTATACACAGCATAAACATAGCACATGTAACCAGAAACACTCAGACAAAATTCTATCTATCTACAGATACAAAGCCTGGGTCGCTCCTTGATCAT
This genomic window from Tripterygium wilfordii isolate XIE 37 chromosome 9, ASM1340144v1, whole genome shotgun sequence contains:
- the LOC120006427 gene encoding cyclin-dependent protein kinase inhibitor SMR3-like, coding for MSTDLEFSVKLLPKIRLPVIDIDSLKSSSDDSGSVIIQTEINSSSEESESCQTPTSAEHKIPTILSCPAAPRKPRRRSVLCKRKLEFFEIDNFQEVEDFFRSNFENKRCKKNIS